The sequence below is a genomic window from Perca fluviatilis chromosome 13, GENO_Pfluv_1.0, whole genome shotgun sequence.
GACCTGAGGCATGAAGGGtccaaaaatgcattaaacatCAGTGTTTCAGAATAACCTCACAGTAGTGTTTGTAATTCTTTAACCAAGATTAGTAAAAGTCTAGGAAACGCATTATCCTCACCTCTGCTGATGTTGACCAGTGTTGCTGTGGGTTTCATGAGGGACAGCTCTCTGTGGCTGATCAGGCCTGTGGTTTCAGGGGTCAGGTTGACCGCCAGCACGACGAAGTCCGATGCTTTCAGCAGGTCATCCATGTTGTCATGGTAACTCGCGCCCACTGCCTGCTCATCTTCAACGCTCCTAAACAGCACATAGAAAAGATGAAGCTGACCATTTACCACCGTCTCATTTATTCATTGCTGGTTATAGTAGCCTAGTGAGTACAGACATTGGCAAAGCTTTTTCATTATTGGATCTTGACATATTATATCATCCCAAAATTGTCATAAAATCATTTTTTCCCCGAACTTTATTTTTGGCTGTACAACAGGTATAGTTTCAGGAAGTATCCCTGTATTGATATGAACCAAAATAACTATTTTGTCATAAAAATTTTACCTCCTGCTCCGGTTGTGATACACGATCTTCATGTCAAATCCTTTGCCTCTTTGAGCAATTTTGCAGCCAATGTGTCCCATTCCAATAATTCCCAGAGTTGACCCTGTGACTTCAACTCCCATCTGGCATTGTGTATGCATGGTGTTGGGGTTAACTGCTATTTGGTGACCTATGGAAAATCAGGATATTCccttaaaaaagttttttttccagttttttttatgACCAATAGGCCTACCACATTGAGAAGCATACTGCCTATTGTTTGGCCTcctgtgacaaaaaatgtatgaGCAcataatgtttagtttttttgtcagACTTGCTCTCAAAGCCGCGTAAGTGGAAAAAGCTGAAAGTCTTAGTTTTGTAATTGTAAGGATTCATTAAACTTTGACCTCGGGAGTCTTAGGATACATGGCGTCCTTCAGATTGTAAagcccttttaaaaaaatgtatgtatgattTTGGTCTTGACTCACCTTCAACGATATTGCGTGCCGATGCCAGAAGCAGACCCATTGCAATATCAGCAGTGGCATCGCTCACCACACCAGGGGTGTTGGTCACCTTCACTCCCAGACTGGTGATGTACGACACATCCAGGTGGTCGATGCCCACTCCTCCGTTGGCGACCACCTTCAGCGAGGGAAGTGAACTGAGCAGCGCAGGCTTGGGTGCAGGAAGGGCGTTCCACACAAACATGGCTTGGATTTTAGGACCGTGCAGCAGAGGGTTTTGAAGGAAGTCTTTGTGGCAGATGATTTGGAAGTGTTGTTTCATTATGTCAGTAACCTCTTCAATGTAACCTTGTCCGCCCACCTCTGAGATCAGAGCCCATGGCTTGTTGTCCTCCATTACCTGATGGGATAAAACACAAGTCAAAGAGGGGACAGAGGTGGAGTATATGGTGTCTGAAAATGACTGTAACAGTAACAataacactgcactgtaacttttattcttgtattttataccTGTCCTATTCTATTACAGctagtttttattttctattccatttaattaatgtatttaattgttttaattgctgtttaatgttttatttaaagcactttgaattgcattgttgctgaaatgtgctatataaatgaagTTGCCTTTCCTCTATAGTCAAATCCATTCTCATTAATGACATAAACTTCAGCCTattttttgttaatgttaaacagctattttgtatgtaaatcgtttctgtatttatggtttattcatattattgttTAATATGTTCATGTTTATATAAgcaccaaccaccaaggcaatTTCCTataagtgttacttacttggcaataaatccttttccGATTCTGAACTGTTACCAACAACAACACACGACACATTCAAGTCACGATTAATGAAAATCAGTAGGACCATaaaaacttgcaaaaattggGAACGGACCAGAGTGTACTCACAAGTGATCCTTGTTTGATTTCCCTCTGCTCTTGAACCAGGAAGAACTACAAGGGTATGTGGAggatttcaaaataagagccctTTTCAACACCACTACTATTGCTCCCATCCCTCTCCTTCTATTACTGCCCTACAATATAGTGTTTTAAAATAACCCAGGCCATAGATAGCCTGTTTTACTTTTTTGGGTTattaaaaaatgccaaacagTAACGTTGCAGAAACATGCATGAACAGAGACTGATGTCCATTAACCTGTTGCCCCTGCTGGGATACCCTGCAGGATGGCACACTATGTGGGTCAGGAGGTTCAGCAACACCATCCCATTTAATGTTTTACCTGACTGGAAAGGTGTAGCTGTAGACTTTGACCCAGACTTTATTTTAGGCATCTGTATTAAATTTGAATTGTCAAGCCAAATCTGAGA
It includes:
- the LOC120570780 gene encoding probable 2-ketogluconate reductase isoform X3: MEDNKPWALISEVGGQGYIEEVTDIMKQHFQIICHKDFLQNPLLHGPKIQAMFVWNALPAPKPALLSSLPSLKVVANGGVGIDHLDVSYITSLGVKVTNTPGVVSDATADIAMGLLLASARNIVEGHQIAVNPNTMHTQCQMGVEVTGSTLGIIGMGHIGCKIAQRGKGFDMKIVYHNRSRRSVEDEQAVGASYHDNMDDLLKASDFVVLAVNLTPETTGLISHRELSLMKPTATLVNISRGLVVDQDALVKALQSGTIRAAALDVTHPEPLPRDHPLLGLPNVLITPHVGTNTYTTTRRMVQRMVENAVAALKGQTIPNEVKPK
- the LOC120570780 gene encoding probable 2-ketogluconate reductase isoform X1; protein product: MQSVCYVRCVRRLWGPAQASQILNVTNMHRSVRQLQHKKVMEDNKPWALISEVGGQGYIEEVTDIMKQHFQIICHKDFLQNPLLHGPKIQAMFVWNALPAPKPALLSSLPSLKVVANGGVGIDHLDVSYITSLGVKVTNTPGVVSDATADIAMGLLLASARNIVEGHQIAVNPNTMHTQCQMGVEVTGSTLGIIGMGHIGCKIAQRGKGFDMKIVYHNRSRRSVEDEQAVGASYHDNMDDLLKASDFVVLAVNLTPETTGLISHRELSLMKPTATLVNISRGLVVDQDALVKALQSGTIRAAALDVTHPEPLPRDHPLLGLPNVLITPHVGTNTYTTTRRMVQRMVENAVAALKGQTIPNEVKPK
- the LOC120570780 gene encoding probable 2-ketogluconate reductase isoform X2, with amino-acid sequence MCRVLLLVTVQNRKRIYCQVMEDNKPWALISEVGGQGYIEEVTDIMKQHFQIICHKDFLQNPLLHGPKIQAMFVWNALPAPKPALLSSLPSLKVVANGGVGIDHLDVSYITSLGVKVTNTPGVVSDATADIAMGLLLASARNIVEGHQIAVNPNTMHTQCQMGVEVTGSTLGIIGMGHIGCKIAQRGKGFDMKIVYHNRSRRSVEDEQAVGASYHDNMDDLLKASDFVVLAVNLTPETTGLISHRELSLMKPTATLVNISRGLVVDQDALVKALQSGTIRAAALDVTHPEPLPRDHPLLGLPNVLITPHVGTNTYTTTRRMVQRMVENAVAALKGQTIPNEVKPK